One segment of Pseudomonas pohangensis DNA contains the following:
- the mksF gene encoding Mks condensin complex protein MksF, which translates to MSQTRYGIRRFALLNTAGYSLGLFPLEHPLSVYGANNLGKSASINALQFPILARMSDMSFGKYSLEQSRRFYFASDTSYILVEVTLPHGSHVIGVVGRGPGGGFGHQFFAYQGELDLAHYQHNGSCVRQRELFANLDQAGIHAWELKPEELRRLLVGGHTSIPLDLTLIPLRSTSEQSLKTFRALFINLLHMREITAAKLKQLFLDAFEHSLRSGSVDYIAATEEAFRDVRRMEQDYQALVGAGPLIEALAAGVSQRDLLRGKLHRLSPLLDNLLGSWQDYAGARRDELLAQHEHYRAEQDGLQQEQRVGTHELMRLERELSELQRWLAELAALKNRFALVNDVQILEQQLLVAKDAHDELAGALAQARQFSSEDLDERLRELEKRLKSVRQQLDHADNNSYARLREEFSQADVDRLMRLFNGQLFSLPLGEKGLQLDDSGAWVKAVEHILHGFKGEHFELSGLSIDLSHIEPPALQALADRAALRDQRDRLERELKQLKVQQAVAADRTASKAQSEQLYQAVLDAQKALEDFRRCQTLSREEARKLEQLEQLEAAQDQLQRASDAFAERVQQISARVQLVSRQLADLEAKQRTLDDALRRRQLLPSDLPFGTPCMEAFDDSLENLLPLLNDYQDNWQALQRIDGQIEALYAQVRLKGVAKFDSEDDLEHRLHLLINAYAHRQDEALTLTKARRAAVTDIARTLRNIRSDYDNLEHQLGLFNREINRRQVSNLESFRITLAPNREALRHIDQIIHSAGQYEQGETLSVFDLQQGGSEQDARNEEAKEFLGRLVAANNNQLGLKDLFELAFEITKVGGTPVTHTDIDGAASNGTTMTIKALTNMYLLLHLMDREQAGRVRLPYYLDEAADIDERNQQALIETSLQLGFVPILASVKPQVSAHVAIDLEAGNGPGGIYIDEADWKYIQRRETAGQKLAEPA; encoded by the coding sequence ATGAGCCAGACCCGTTACGGCATCCGCCGCTTTGCCCTGCTCAACACTGCCGGATACAGCCTCGGCCTTTTTCCGCTGGAGCACCCCTTGTCGGTGTACGGCGCCAACAATCTGGGCAAGAGTGCCTCGATCAACGCCCTGCAATTCCCGATCCTCGCGCGCATGTCCGACATGAGCTTCGGCAAATACAGCCTGGAACAGTCACGCCGTTTCTATTTTGCCAGCGACACCAGCTACATCCTCGTCGAAGTCACCCTGCCCCACGGTTCCCACGTGATCGGTGTTGTCGGACGCGGGCCCGGCGGCGGCTTCGGCCATCAGTTCTTTGCCTATCAGGGCGAACTGGACCTGGCCCATTACCAGCACAATGGCAGCTGTGTACGCCAGCGCGAACTGTTCGCCAACCTCGATCAGGCCGGTATCCATGCCTGGGAGCTGAAACCGGAAGAGCTGCGCAGGCTGCTGGTCGGCGGGCACACCAGTATCCCGCTGGACCTGACCCTGATCCCGCTGCGCTCCACCAGTGAACAGAGCCTGAAGACTTTCCGTGCACTGTTCATCAACCTGCTGCACATGCGCGAAATCACCGCGGCCAAACTGAAACAGTTGTTCCTTGATGCCTTCGAGCACAGCCTGCGCTCGGGCAGCGTCGATTACATCGCTGCCACCGAGGAGGCCTTCCGCGATGTACGACGCATGGAGCAGGATTATCAGGCGCTGGTCGGCGCCGGTCCGCTGATCGAGGCGCTGGCCGCCGGCGTCAGCCAGCGCGACCTGCTGCGCGGTAAACTGCATCGTCTGTCACCGCTGCTGGATAACCTGCTGGGCAGCTGGCAGGACTACGCCGGTGCACGCCGTGACGAACTGCTGGCGCAGCACGAGCACTACCGAGCCGAGCAGGACGGCCTGCAACAGGAGCAGCGTGTCGGCACCCATGAGCTGATGCGTCTGGAGCGGGAGCTGAGCGAACTGCAGCGCTGGCTCGCAGAACTGGCGGCGCTGAAGAACCGCTTCGCCCTGGTCAACGACGTGCAGATTCTCGAGCAGCAATTGCTGGTCGCCAAGGACGCCCATGACGAACTGGCCGGTGCTCTGGCACAGGCCCGGCAGTTCTCCAGCGAAGACCTTGACGAACGTCTGCGCGAGCTGGAGAAACGCCTCAAGTCAGTCAGGCAGCAGCTCGACCACGCCGACAACAATAGCTATGCGCGCTTGCGAGAAGAGTTCTCGCAAGCGGATGTCGATCGCCTGATGCGCCTGTTCAATGGCCAGCTGTTCAGCCTGCCGCTGGGTGAGAAAGGCCTGCAGCTGGATGACAGCGGCGCCTGGGTAAAAGCCGTTGAACACATCCTGCACGGTTTCAAGGGCGAGCACTTCGAATTGTCCGGGCTGAGCATCGACCTCAGCCATATAGAGCCACCGGCGCTGCAGGCGCTAGCCGACCGCGCCGCCCTGCGCGACCAGCGCGATCGTCTGGAGCGCGAGCTCAAGCAACTGAAGGTGCAACAGGCCGTGGCCGCCGACCGCACGGCCAGCAAGGCACAGAGCGAGCAGCTGTATCAGGCCGTGCTGGACGCGCAAAAGGCTCTCGAGGACTTCCGCCGCTGCCAAACCTTGAGCCGCGAAGAAGCCCGCAAACTGGAGCAACTGGAACAACTGGAAGCCGCGCAAGACCAGCTGCAGCGCGCCAGTGACGCTTTTGCCGAGCGGGTACAGCAGATTTCCGCCCGCGTACAACTGGTCAGCCGGCAGCTGGCCGATCTGGAAGCCAAACAGCGCACTCTGGATGACGCCCTGCGCCGCCGCCAGCTGTTGCCCAGTGATCTGCCCTTCGGCACGCCGTGCATGGAGGCCTTCGATGATTCGCTGGAGAACCTGCTGCCACTGCTGAATGACTACCAGGACAACTGGCAGGCATTGCAGCGCATCGACGGGCAAATAGAGGCGCTGTATGCCCAGGTCCGCCTTAAAGGGGTGGCCAAGTTCGACAGCGAAGACGATCTGGAACACCGCCTGCACCTGCTGATCAACGCCTACGCCCATCGTCAGGACGAAGCCCTGACCCTGACCAAGGCACGCCGCGCCGCAGTCACCGACATTGCACGGACCCTGCGCAATATCCGCAGTGATTACGACAACCTGGAACACCAGCTGGGACTGTTCAATCGCGAGATCAACCGTCGTCAGGTCTCAAACCTGGAAAGTTTCCGCATCACCCTGGCACCCAATCGTGAAGCGCTGCGGCATATCGACCAGATAATCCACAGCGCCGGCCAGTATGAACAGGGTGAAACCCTCTCGGTATTCGACCTGCAACAGGGCGGCAGCGAACAGGATGCACGCAACGAAGAAGCCAAGGAGTTTCTCGGCCGTCTGGTGGCGGCCAACAATAACCAGCTGGGATTGAAGGATCTGTTCGAGCTGGCCTTTGAAATCACCAAGGTCGGCGGTACACCCGTAACCCACACCGACATCGATGGTGCTGCCTCCAACGGCACGACCATGACCATCAAGGCGCTGACCAACATGTACCTCTTGCTGCACCTGATGGACCGCGAACAGGCCGGCCGCGTACGCCTGCCCTACTACCTCGATGAAGCGGCCGACATTGATGAGCGCAATCAGCAAGCGCTGATCGAAACCAGCCTGCAGCTGGGTTTTGTGCCCATTCTGGCTTCGGTCAAACCGCAGGTTTCGGCCCATGTGGCGATTGATCTGGAAGCCGGCAACGGCCCTGGCGGAATCTATATCGACGAAGCAGACTGGAAGTACATCCAGCGCCGCGAAACAGCTGGCCAGAAACTTGCCGAACCTGCTTGA
- a CDS encoding paraquat-inducible protein A — protein MRTIDAGIYICGECHQLNRQIESDEQGHDQLCERCGGQLHARKPDSLRRTWALLLTSALMYIPANVLPIMTVYSLGKGQPDTIMSGVIELINYGMMPIAIVVFVASILVPTFKLVGLGLLLYSIQRKQPLSARQRTLMYRFIEWIGRWSMLDIFVITILVALVKFGNLATIEAGFGAVAFCSVVVLTMLAAVAFDPRLIWDNAEADVT, from the coding sequence ATGCGAACCATTGATGCCGGCATTTATATCTGCGGGGAGTGCCATCAGCTGAATCGACAGATTGAAAGCGATGAGCAGGGGCACGATCAGTTGTGCGAGCGTTGCGGCGGGCAATTACATGCCCGCAAGCCGGACAGTCTCAGACGGACTTGGGCCTTGCTGCTGACCTCCGCGCTCATGTATATCCCGGCCAATGTACTGCCGATAATGACCGTCTATTCACTGGGCAAGGGCCAGCCGGACACCATCATGTCCGGGGTTATCGAGCTTATAAACTACGGCATGATGCCGATTGCTATCGTGGTTTTCGTGGCCAGTATTCTGGTTCCGACCTTCAAGCTGGTCGGGCTTGGTCTGCTGCTTTATTCGATACAGCGCAAGCAACCGCTGTCAGCGCGTCAACGCACTTTGATGTATCGCTTTATCGAATGGATTGGCCGCTGGTCGATGCTGGATATATTCGTTATCACCATCCTGGTGGCGCTGGTGAAGTTCGGCAACCTGGCTACCATCGAAGCCGGTTTTGGTGCGGTAGCGTTTTGCAGTGTGGTGGTGCTGACCATGCTCGCCGCCGTGGCATTCGACCCGCGGCTGATCTGGGATAATGCCGAGGCGGATGTTACCTAG
- a CDS encoding paraquat-inducible protein A — MTDAAGSNQLADLPLEQLVGCHECDLLMRKPELAMGERASCPRCGYELFRHNNQVVKRSLALVVAALLLYVPACFFPIMQINVLGQSSLDTVWSGVLSLYEAGGVLQTIAVVVFLSSMVIPLFKLLIQFLVLLSIRLDIGRSYGLYLYRIYHHMREWGMLEVYLMGILVSMVKLIDIAKPSLGVGLFCFVALLLVQVWLEVTMEPHQIWEELAGGDAHANH, encoded by the coding sequence ATGACAGACGCCGCCGGTAGCAATCAGCTAGCCGATTTGCCGCTGGAGCAGTTGGTTGGCTGTCATGAGTGTGACCTGCTGATGCGCAAGCCAGAGTTGGCTATGGGCGAGCGTGCCAGTTGTCCGCGTTGTGGTTATGAGCTGTTTCGTCACAATAACCAGGTGGTCAAGCGCAGCCTTGCACTGGTGGTTGCAGCTTTGCTGCTATATGTACCGGCATGCTTTTTTCCCATTATGCAGATCAATGTTCTCGGCCAGTCCTCACTGGATACCGTGTGGAGTGGTGTGCTCAGCTTGTATGAAGCTGGCGGGGTATTGCAGACCATCGCTGTGGTGGTGTTTCTTTCCAGCATGGTCATACCGCTGTTCAAACTGTTGATCCAGTTTCTGGTGTTGTTGAGCATTCGTCTGGATATTGGCCGCTCCTACGGTTTGTATCTGTACCGGATTTACCATCACATGCGGGAGTGGGGCATGCTGGAGGTGTATCTGATGGGAATCCTGGTGTCGATGGTCAAGTTGATTGATATTGCCAAGCCCAGTCTCGGTGTTGGCCTGTTCTGTTTTGTTGCCTTGCTGCTGGTTCAGGTCTGGCTCGAAGTGACGATGGAACCCCATCAGATATGGGAAGAGCTGGCAGGAGGGGATGCGCATGCGAACCATTGA
- the pssA gene encoding CDP-diacylglycerol--serine O-phosphatidyltransferase, whose product MNERPEESAKASDAERMLPFDEHVEEGQDADGQKVRHRGVYLLPNLFTTANLFAGFFSIISAVNGKFEVAAITVFVAMVLDSLDGRVARMTNTQSAFGAEYDSLSDMVAFGVAPAMLAYTWALSGLGNVGLAISFIYVACAALRLARFNTQIGIADSRFFTGLASPAAAGVVAGMVWAVSTLPEKGLAGDDLPILVVMFFSLLVAAAGLLMVSNFKYNSFKKLDLKGRVPFVAILAIVLGFAVVFSDPARILLLAFLAYAASGPVQYLLRLRKRNKRQL is encoded by the coding sequence ATGAACGAACGTCCCGAAGAGTCCGCAAAAGCCTCAGATGCCGAGAGGATGTTGCCATTTGATGAGCATGTAGAGGAGGGGCAAGACGCGGATGGCCAGAAGGTGCGCCATCGCGGGGTGTACCTGCTGCCGAACCTGTTCACCACGGCCAACCTTTTTGCAGGATTTTTTTCGATTATCAGTGCGGTTAATGGAAAGTTTGAAGTGGCCGCGATAACCGTATTTGTGGCTATGGTGCTGGATAGTCTGGATGGTCGAGTGGCGCGGATGACCAATACGCAGAGCGCATTCGGCGCAGAATACGACTCCTTGTCCGACATGGTGGCTTTCGGTGTTGCGCCGGCAATGTTGGCGTACACCTGGGCGCTTTCAGGGCTGGGCAATGTCGGTCTGGCGATCTCTTTCATCTACGTCGCCTGTGCAGCATTGCGATTGGCGCGCTTCAATACCCAGATAGGTATCGCCGATAGCCGCTTCTTTACAGGGTTGGCCAGTCCTGCCGCTGCCGGTGTGGTTGCCGGAATGGTTTGGGCTGTATCGACACTACCCGAAAAAGGGCTGGCGGGGGATGATCTGCCGATTCTGGTGGTGATGTTTTTTTCTTTGCTGGTGGCGGCGGCAGGCCTGTTGATGGTCAGCAACTTCAAATACAACAGTTTCAAGAAGCTTGATTTGAAGGGGCGGGTGCCATTCGTTGCGATTCTTGCCATTGTGCTTGGCTTCGCGGTGGTTTTCAGTGATCCGGCGCGGATCCTGTTGCTGGCGTTTCTGGCTTATGCGGCCTCTGGGCCTGTGCAATATCTGCTGCGTTTGCGCAAGCGTAATAAGCGTCAGCTGTGA
- the ilvC gene encoding ketol-acid reductoisomerase translates to MKVYYDKDCDLSIIRGKKVAIIGYGSQGHAHACNLKDSGVDVTVGLRPGSATVAKAQAHGLTVKSVPEAVAAADVVMILTPDEFQSRLYRDEVEPNLKKGATLAFAHGFAIHYNQVVPRADLDVIMIAPKAPGHTVRSEFVKGGGIPDLVAIFQDASGNAKNLALSYASGVGGGRTGIIETTFKDETETDLFGEQAVLCGGCVELVKAGFETLVEAGYAPEMAYFECLHELKLIVDLMYEGGIANMNYSISNNAEYGEYVTGPEVINAESRQAMRNALKRIQDGEYAKMFILEGASNYPSMTAYRRNNAAHGIEVVGEKLRSMMPWISANKIVDKAKN, encoded by the coding sequence ATGAAAGTGTATTACGACAAAGACTGTGATCTTTCGATCATCCGCGGCAAGAAAGTCGCAATCATCGGTTACGGCTCGCAGGGCCATGCTCACGCGTGCAACCTGAAGGATTCGGGTGTGGATGTGACGGTCGGTCTGCGTCCGGGCTCGGCCACAGTCGCCAAGGCGCAAGCCCATGGCCTGACCGTGAAGAGTGTTCCCGAGGCTGTTGCTGCTGCTGATGTGGTGATGATCCTGACGCCGGATGAGTTCCAGAGTCGTCTGTACCGTGACGAAGTCGAGCCGAACCTGAAGAAGGGTGCCACCCTGGCTTTCGCCCACGGTTTTGCCATTCACTACAATCAGGTTGTGCCCCGTGCTGACCTCGACGTAATCATGATCGCCCCCAAGGCCCCCGGCCATACCGTGCGCTCCGAGTTCGTCAAGGGCGGCGGCATTCCTGATCTGGTCGCGATCTTCCAGGATGCTTCCGGCAATGCCAAGAATCTGGCTTTGTCCTACGCCTCTGGTGTTGGCGGTGGCCGCACCGGCATCATCGAAACCACCTTCAAGGATGAAACCGAGACCGACCTGTTCGGCGAGCAGGCCGTACTTTGCGGTGGTTGCGTCGAGCTGGTCAAGGCCGGCTTCGAAACGCTGGTCGAGGCTGGTTATGCGCCTGAAATGGCTTACTTCGAGTGCCTGCACGAGCTGAAACTGATCGTGGATCTCATGTACGAAGGCGGTATCGCCAACATGAACTACTCGATTTCCAATAATGCCGAATACGGTGAGTACGTCACCGGTCCTGAGGTGATCAACGCCGAGTCGCGTCAGGCCATGCGTAACGCCCTCAAGCGTATCCAGGATGGCGAGTACGCCAAGATGTTCATTCTGGAAGGAGCGTCAAACTATCCTTCGATGACTGCCTACCGTCGTAACAATGCGGCGCACGGTATCGAAGTGGTAGGTGAGAAGCTGCGCTCGATGATGCCGTGGATTTCGGCGAACAAGATCGTCGACAAGGCCAAGAACTGA
- the ilvN gene encoding acetolactate synthase small subunit, with amino-acid sequence MRHIISLLLENEPGALSRVVGLFSQRNYNIESLTVAPTEDATLSRLTLTTVGQDEVIEQITKNLNKLIEVVKLVDLSESAHIERELMLVKVKATGAQRAEIKRTTDIFRGQVVDVSTSVYTIQLTGTTDKLDSFLEAIGTASILETVRSGVTGIARGDKVLSI; translated from the coding sequence ATGCGACACATAATTTCGCTTTTGCTGGAAAATGAACCGGGCGCACTGTCCCGCGTGGTCGGTCTGTTTTCACAGCGTAACTACAACATCGAGAGTTTGACGGTGGCGCCGACCGAAGACGCGACTTTGTCGCGTCTGACCCTGACCACCGTCGGGCAGGATGAGGTAATCGAACAGATCACCAAAAACCTGAACAAGCTGATCGAAGTGGTCAAGCTGGTGGATCTGTCTGAAAGCGCCCACATCGAGCGTGAGTTGATGCTGGTGAAGGTCAAGGCGACCGGCGCCCAGCGCGCCGAGATCAAGCGCACCACGGATATCTTTCGCGGACAGGTGGTTGATGTCAGCACCAGCGTTTACACCATTCAGTTAACAGGTACGACAGACAAGCTGGACAGCTTTCTTGAGGCGATTGGTACTGCCTCGATTCTGGAGACGGTCCGCAGCGGTGTCACCGGCATTGCCCGTGGCGACAAGGTATTGAGCATTTAA
- a CDS encoding acetolactate synthase 3 large subunit produces the protein MELLSGAEMVVRSLRDEGVKYIYGYPGGALLHIYDALFKEPAISHILVRHEQAATHMADGYARATGKAGVVLVTSGPGATNAVTGIATAYMDSIPMVVISGQVPSALVGTDAFQETDMVGISRPIVKHSFIIKHPSEIPEVIKKAFYLAESGRPGPVVVDIPKDMGDPTQKFEYSYPKKAKLRSYSPALRGHSGQIRKAAEVLLAAKRPVIYAGGGVILGGASAPLTELGKLLNLPVTNTLMGLGAFPGTDRQFLGMLGMHGSYTANLAMHHADVILAVGARFDDRVINGAGKFCPNAKIIHIDIDPASISKTIKADIPIVGPVESVLTEMVAAVKDIGEPANKDALASWWKQIEEWRAGRKMFPYDMGDGSIIKPQTVIETLSEVTRGDAFVTSDVGQHQMFAAQYYPFDKPNRWINSGGLGTMGFGFPAAMGIKLNFPDADVACVTGEGSIQMNIQELSTCLQYDLPVKIVNLNNGALGMVRQWQDMQYSSRYSHSYMESLPDFVKLAEAYGHVGMRITELKDLKPKMEEAFAMKDRLVFLDIAVDTSEHVYPMQIKDGAMRDMWLSKTERT, from the coding sequence ATATGGCGGACGGCTATGCCCGCGCTACCGGCAAGGCCGGCGTAGTGCTGGTGACTTCGGGGCCGGGCGCCACCAATGCCGTAACCGGTATTGCTACTGCTTATATGGACTCGATTCCGATGGTGGTTATTTCCGGTCAGGTGCCCAGCGCTCTGGTCGGAACTGATGCGTTTCAGGAAACCGACATGGTCGGTATTTCCCGGCCGATCGTGAAGCACAGCTTCATCATCAAGCATCCGTCGGAAATTCCCGAGGTCATCAAGAAAGCCTTCTATCTGGCTGAGTCCGGCCGCCCTGGTCCGGTAGTGGTTGATATTCCGAAGGATATGGGTGATCCGACCCAGAAGTTCGAGTACAGCTACCCGAAAAAAGCCAAGCTGCGCTCTTACAGCCCGGCCCTGCGTGGACACTCCGGGCAAATCCGCAAGGCGGCCGAAGTCCTGCTGGCGGCCAAGCGGCCGGTCATCTACGCCGGTGGCGGGGTGATCCTCGGTGGTGCTTCGGCGCCGCTGACCGAGCTGGGCAAATTACTCAACCTGCCGGTCACCAATACCCTGATGGGGCTGGGCGCTTTTCCGGGTACGGATCGCCAGTTCCTTGGCATGCTGGGTATGCACGGTAGCTACACCGCTAACCTGGCCATGCACCATGCTGATGTGATTCTGGCCGTCGGTGCGCGTTTCGATGACCGGGTGATCAACGGTGCGGGCAAGTTCTGCCCGAATGCCAAGATCATCCATATCGATATCGACCCTGCCTCAATCTCGAAAACCATCAAGGCCGATATTCCGATCGTCGGGCCGGTAGAAAGTGTGCTTACCGAGATGGTTGCGGCGGTCAAAGACATTGGTGAGCCGGCGAACAAAGACGCGCTGGCCAGTTGGTGGAAACAGATCGAGGAATGGCGCGCGGGCCGCAAGATGTTCCCGTACGACATGGGTGATGGCTCGATCATCAAGCCGCAAACCGTGATCGAAACCCTGAGCGAAGTGACCCGCGGTGATGCGTTCGTGACTTCCGACGTGGGCCAGCACCAGATGTTTGCTGCGCAGTACTACCCCTTCGACAAACCGAATCGCTGGATCAACTCCGGTGGTCTCGGCACCATGGGCTTCGGCTTTCCGGCGGCGATGGGTATCAAGCTCAACTTCCCGGATGCCGATGTGGCCTGCGTTACCGGTGAGGGCAGTATCCAGATGAACATTCAGGAGCTGTCTACCTGCTTGCAGTACGACTTGCCGGTGAAAATCGTCAACCTGAACAACGGTGCCCTGGGCATGGTTCGCCAGTGGCAGGACATGCAGTACAGCAGCCGCTATTCGCACTCCTATATGGAATCGTTGCCGGACTTCGTCAAGCTGGCGGAAGCCTATGGGCATGTCGGCATGCGCATTACCGAGCTGAAAGATCTCAAGCCGAAGATGGAAGAGGCTTTTGCCATGAAGGATCGTCTGGTGTTCCTCGATATTGCGGTGGATACCAGTGAGCACGTTTACCCGATGCAGATCAAAGACGGTGCAATGCGTGACATGTGGCTGAGCAAAACGGAGCGGACCTGA